Below is a window of Paenibacillus bovis DNA.
ACCGCAGAAAGAAGCTGCTTAGACCGGTAAAATCGTAAATTCTTTGCTGGAATGCGTCAGAATACGGATTCCATCTTCGGTGATCAGTACATCATCCTCGATACGTACGCCGCCAAATCCAGGTATGTAAATGCCCGGTTCTACGGTTACAACCATGCCCGGCTGCAGCACGGTATCGCTGAGTTTGGACAAACGAGGCTCTTCGTGCACTTCCAGACCAATACCATGACCGGCGCTGTGACCGTAGGCGTCTCCGTAACCGTGTGCGGTAATAATGTCGCGGGAAAGTGCATCCGCTTCCTTGCCGCTCATTCCCGGCTTGAGATACTGCAGTGTATGCAGCTGGGATTCCAGCACTACATTATAAATTTCACGGTGTCTGTCCGACGGCGTACCGACAAATACCGTACGTGTGAGATCGGATACATATCCATTGTAGATAGCACCAAAATCAAATGTAATAAATTCATCGTGGCCGATCGGCTTGTCGCTGGCTACTCCATGCGGCAGAGCAGAACGTACACCCGAAGCGACGATCGTCTCGAACGACGGACCGGATGCTCCCTGGCGGCGCATGAAAAATTCCATCTCCAGTTCCAGTTCCTTTTCGGTAACTCCTGGCTTGATGTAGCTCAGGATATGGTCATACGTACGGTCGGCAATGGCTGTTGCCTGTTCAATGATGGCAATTTCTTCTGCATCCTTGAAGTTACGGATGCTCTCAAGCATACCGGAGACCGGAACGAGTTCCACTGGAGCCAGATGCTGCTTGTAGGCTGCATATCTGCTGTAAGGTACTTGATCCTGTTCAAAACCGATCGAACGTACCCCCCATTTGGAAAGCAGTTCTTTGATTGTATCCACTACGTTTGGAGCATGCTCGGCCACGGTAAACGCTGCAGCCTGTTCAGGTGCCTGTGTCATATAACGGAAATCGGTTAACAAATAAGCCTGTTCTGCCGTTACGATAACATAGCCTGCCGAACCGGTAAATCCAGTCAAATATCTGCGGTTAACACTGCTTGTGATGAACATCGCTTCAAGCTGGCGTTCCTTCATGGCCTGACGCAATTTATTTAAACGTACTGTACTCATTGAACCTCTCCCCTTCGCTCCGTTCTGTCTTGCAAATAGCCAGAGATTATTTTACCATACCCTGCGTATTTTTGAGAATAGTCAGTTAAATAATTCACTTTTTGACCCCTGTCTGCAGATTCTGGTAATGGTACGTAAAATCCGCTACAATATGAGTAATAAGCATCTCTACTATATATGAAATGCTTAGTCGGCAAACATTTTTCAGCCGGTCATGGAATATGCGAAACCATCATTTTCAGGAATGATGAAGAATAATGGAAGGGTGACACTACTTGCCAAAACAATCCACTCCAGTCAGCTATGGCGGCCAGGCTGTAATCGAAGGCGTCATGTTTGGCGGAAAGCACGTCAACGTAACCGCAGTAAGACGCAAAGATGGTGAGATCACCTACCTGGAAGTTCCCAGACAGGACAAGCCCTGGGTTCGTACACTCCGCCGCATTCCGCTTCTGCGCGGTATTATTGGTCTGATTGACTCCAGCGCCAAAGGCTCCAAACATCTTAATTATGCTGCAGATGCCTATTCCGAGGACCAGATGGACCCAGAAGAATATGCGCAGCAGAAACAAAAAGAAGAATCCAAAAGAAGTCTCAGCATGGTCCTGGGTGTAGCTGTAGTCGGTGTGTTGTCCCTAATCGTCGGCAAGCTGATCTTTACAATCGTACCCGCTATGCTCGAAGGTCTACTGTTCAAAAATCTGTTCCATAACCTTTTTTTGCATACTCTGCTAGAAGGGGTTATTAAAATCATACTACTGCTTGTGTATCTATGGGGTATCTCCCAGACACCGTTGATCAAGCGACTGTTCCAGTATCATGGGGCTGAACACAAAGTGATTACCGCTTTTGAAAATGGTGCCGAATTGACACCGGAGAATGTCCAGCGGTTCAGCCGTCTGCATTATCGCTGCGGCAGCAGCTTTATTATTCTGACTGTCATTATCGGTGTTATTATTTATTCCTTGTTCCACTGGGATGGACTCGCCGAGCGAATCCTTCAGCGGATTATCCTGCTTCCTCTCGTGATAGGCGTTTCGTTTGAATTTCTGAAATTCACTAACAGCCTGCGTGATATTCCGGTACTGCGTTATCTCGGTTATCCGGGTCTGTGGCTGCAGTTGCTGACGACCAAGGAGCCTACCCTTGATCAGCTGGAAGTATCTATCGCTTCCTTTAACCGGATGCGTGAACTGGATGCGCAGCTGGCTCATGCGTCTGCATCATCTGCTGTTCCCGAAGTTTCTCCTGACCCTGTGAAAGGATGATAAAAATGAGAAGGTCATTTCCTCAATTGATTATTTTCGTCGTGATGATCCTGTTGGCTGTGATTGGACTCGCTTCGTCGGTATATCGGATGATATTCATGCCTGCCACTTTTAACTGGGGCGGATTGATTGTAACGGTAGTTATTCTGGCAATTGCGTTTATGCTGCTGCGTTCTTCCAGAGCTACTACCGGTATGGGCAAACAACCGAAAGTAAAGCCTTCTGCACGTACAATGGCCAAAGTCAAATCGCAGCAAAGTCAGTACAAAACATCAAGTAAATCGGCTCCTTTTGCCAAAAGTACTCCTTCTTCATCCGGCAAACCGAAAAAAAATTATCCATTCCAGGTGATCCAGGGCAACAAAGGCAAAGATGATGAGGATGTACCCAAGTTTCATTAAATGAACAGTTCTCTACCCCTCAGCGCCATTTTTGTTCAGCTTCTGCTTTATATCAAAAAAAACCATCAAACCTCTCTACTTATAGAGGCTTGATGGTTTTTTTGTGGTTTTCTTTGATATACAGTGAATTGGTTGCTGAGTAGCCTTTCGTTTTACAGGCCCCAGTACGAACGAAGCTTGCTGACGATATCCAGCGGATTCTTTTTCAGATCTTTGTAGCTAAAGAAGATACTGCCTTTGATATTGCTGTATTTCTCGTTATATTTCAGTTGGTTAATGATTTCATTGGATGTATTCCAGCCAATTTCCGGTGTATTGATTTTGTAAATAGCTTGACCGATATACAGATCGACTCCTGTATTCTTGGTCTCATTGGCCCACCAGTCTACGACTTTATCATAATGGGCTGCCGGCAAGGAGAAGCTCCAGTAGACCTGCGGAGCGATATAGTCGATCCAGCCATTTTTGATCCAGGTACGTGTATCGGCATACATGCTGTCATAAGCTGTTACGCCAGCTTTGGTATCGGAACCTGTAATATCATTGGATTTGTTACGCCATACGCCGAACGGGCTGATCCCGAAACGTACGGATGGCTTGGACGCATGAATCGATTTGCCCAGATCACGGACAAAACTGTTGATATTCGCACGTCTCCATTCACTTTTGCTTGTATAGCTGCCTTTGTAAGCGGCATAAGCCTTGTCATCACTAAACTTCTTGACAGAAGTCTCGGATGACGGGTAGAAATAGTCATCCATATGAACACCATCTACATCATAGTTGTTCACAACTTCCATTACTGTATCAATAATCGATTGACGGGCTGCCGGAATACCTGGATTGATATAGTATTTGCCGTCAAAATAAATTACCCAGTCCGGGTGCTGACGTACGACATGATTGGAAGCAAGTGTAGCTGTTTTGGAATCGGTCGTTGCCCGAAACGGATTGAACCAGGCATGAATCTCCATACCGCGCTTGTGCGCTTCGGATACCATGTATTCCAGTGGATCATAGCCAGGATTTTTGCCCTGTGTACCGGTCAGGAATTTGGACCATGGCATCGTTGCCGATTGATACAGCGCATCCCCCGAAGGACGTACCTGTACGAATACTGCATTCATGCCCATAGCCTGCAGATCATCCAGCTGCTTGGAGAATTCCTGCTTTTGCTTGGCTGCATTGGAACTGCTTGGCCAGTCCAGGTTAAATACTGTGGAGATCCAGGCACCACGCAGCTCTTTGGAAGCGGCTGGAGTACTGTTTGTCGGTTTGGTGGAAGGCGAAGCATTCAGTGTGCTTCCTTTTCCATTGGCACTGCCTGTGCTGGAATCCGTACCGCCGCCGGTAGTCAACGTGACAGTCTGTGTGGACTGATTCCAGTTGACGCCAAGACCGAGTCCCTCACCGATAAAGCGCAGCGGCACCATCACACGGCCGCTTTTGATCTGTACCGAAGTATCCAGCGCGACCGACTTGTTATTCACTGTAGCTGTCGGCTGTCCGGCTGCAAGTATCAATTTGTCGGTACCGTGAGTAATAGTAACTGTACTATTCTGCTGATCCCAGGCAATCTCGGCACCCATATTTTCACTGATCAGACGCAGCGGCACCATCGTGACATTCGTATCACGGGTAACATATGGAGCAGCATCTCCCTGAATACTTTTGCCATCCAGTACGATTTTGATGTTAGTATCGGCGGCGTACAATGTACTGCTCACCAACGGAAAAACAACGACAATAGCAAGAAATAATGATAAATACCGATAAATTTTCATCCATGTACCTCCAGTAAATCTTTTACCTGCTTCAATAGACTTGGCTCATCTGCTTTTGTAACGACAACTCTTCGACTCTGTCTCAATCATCTGCAATAACTTCACTTAATTAGACCTGTACCGTCCACAAAAGTTGCGGACAAAATAAAAGACATCTGCCAGATAATCGACAGATGTCTGCCCTATGAATCGCTAATCAGCTCATTTTGCAGTCTTTGCAGTTCGGCTACACGCTCCGGATCGCGGCGGAAATATTCGACCAGTGTCTCGATCTGGGTAATCGAATCCCAGCTCAGATGATGCTCGATGCCTTCAACGTCCTTATATATATAATCGGGATTCACACCGATAATACCCAGAAAATCTTCCAGCAGCTGATGACGGTCTACCAGGCGCTTGCCCATCTTTTTCCCTTTGCTGGTCAGTACCAGTCCGCGGTATTTCTCATAAATCAGGTATTCATCCTTATCCAGCTTCTGGATCATCTTCGTTACGGATGAAGGATGAACTTCCAATCCCTCCGCAATGTCCGATACACGCGCATAACCCTTCTGATCAATCAGCTTGTAGATGCGCTCCAAATAGTCTTCCATACTGGGCGTTGGCATCTTGCTCCCCCTTTGGCATACACTTTCTTATTTGTGATACAGGCGCCGTAGTATACGTATCCGGCACATAATTCATTCAATAATCATACATGGAATGTAGACAGCTTGGCAAGTTTTAACAGCGTTTTGCGCCATAAAAAGAACCTTCAATGATGCCGCAAAGACCATGCATTGAAGGTTCTCCGGTTATGACGAAAGCGGGCTTGTACGCCTGCTATTTTACTTTACAACAGCTCCATTAGGCATACCATCCGGCACAGTAGCCAGTGTCAGCTGATCTCCATGGGAAGCTGCCAGGATCATACCACGCGATTCTTCACCACGCAATTTGACCGGTTTAAGGTTGGTTACACAAATCACTTTACGACCTACCAGTTCTTCCGGTGTGTAGAATTTGGCGATACCGGATACGACCTGACGCTGCTCTGTACCGAGATCCAGCTGCAATTTTAGCAGTTTATCCGCTTTTTTGACCGGCTCGGCAGAGATAACCTGTGCTACACGCAGCTCTACCTTGGCAAAATCATCAATACTGATTTCTGCTTTTTCTTCGATTGGCTCTGCAGCTGGTGCGGTTACAGTCTGCTGCTCTGTCGCTGCCTGATCACTGGTATCATCAGCTGCTTTGAGTACGCCACCCATCGCTTCCACGATATAAGCCACTTCTTCCTTGGCATCCAGTCTTGGGAAGATTGGATCGCCTTTGACCACCCGCGTACCTGCAGGAATCTGCCCATACGTACGAATGCTGTCCCAGGTATTGAGTTCTTCGGCAGTTGCACCGATTTGCTCGCTGATCTGCTTGGGTGCACGTGTCAGGAATGGCTTCAGCAGCACGGAGATAATCCGCAGCGACTCTGCCAGATGGTACATAACCGAATCCAGCTGGGCACGATTGGCTTCATCTTTGGCAAGTACCCATGGTTGGGTCTCGTCAATATATTTGTTGGTACGGCTGATCAGCTGACTGATCGCTGTGAGAGCTACCGAGAATTCCAGTTTCTCCATCGCCTGTTCGACTTTATCAATTGTCTGTTGAACCGTATCTTCCAGCAGCCCGTCTACTTCGAGTACACGACCAGCATAGCCAGGGATCGTACTGTCACAATATTTATCGATCATTGCGACCGAACGGTTGAGAAGGTTACCCAGATCATTGGCCAAATCAGAATTGACGCGATCTACAAAGCTCTCCGGTGTAAAGGTACCATCCGAACCAAACGGCACTTCGCGCAGCAGGTAATAACGCAGCGCATCCAGACCATAGCGGTCGATCAGTGTCACGGGGTCAACCACGTTACCTTTGGATTTGGACATTTTGCCATCTTTCATCAGCAGCCAGCCGTGACCGAATACTTTTTTCGGTAGCGGGATATCCAGCGCCATCAGCATGATTGGCCAGTAGATCGTATGGAAACGTACGATCTCTTTGCCGACCAGGTGAATATCAGCAGGCCAGAACTTGTTGAATAGCTCCGGATTGTCGGTACCATAGCCCAGCGCTGTAATATAGTTAGATAATGCATCGATCCATACATAGACGACATGTTTTGGATCATCTTTGACTTTGACACCCCAGTCAAAGGTTGTACGGGATACCGCCAGATCTTCCAGACCTGGTTTGATAAAGTTATTGATCATCTCGTTCTTGCGGGATTCGGGTTGGATAAAATCAGGATGATCCTGATAATACTGCAGCAGGCGATCTGCATATTTGCTCATACGGAAGAAATAGGATTCTTCTTTGACCAGTTCGACCGGGTGGCCACTGTCCGGGCTTTTACCGCCGGTCACTTCGCCTTTATTGTTACGCACAACGTCGACCAGCTGGGTCTCGGTATAGTAGGTTTCATCCGGAATACTGTACCAGCCTTCGTATTCCCCTTTGTAAATGTCGCCCTGTTTCAGCAGGCGGTCAAAAATTTCCTGTACCACTTTTTTGTGACGATCTTCGGTTGTACGAATAAAATCGTCATAGGAAATATCCAGCTTGCTCCACAGGCTTTTGATTCCTTCAACGATTCCGTCGATAAACTGCTGTGGAGTCTGACCTTTCTCTTCGGCCTTGCGCTCGATCTTCTGACCGTGTTCATCGGTTCCAGTCAGGTAACGAACCTCGTACCCTCTCATACGCTTGTAACGAGCCATGGCATCGCCGGCTACCGTTGTATACGCGTGACCGATATGTAGCTTGTCACTCGGATAATAAATAGGTGTGGTAATATAGAACGTTTTGTTATCAGACATTATTATTCCTCCTTGGTTAGAATCAACGAAAACAGCATCAGGTATAGGCATAGCGGTATATACTGCATAATCAAATTTATCCGGCGAAAGCTCTGATGACGGCATAACAAAAAGCCCCCGTCCCTAATGGGACGAGAGCTTGTACTCACGTGTTACCACCCAACTTCCCTGCTCATTTACATCAGCAGGCTCAGCGACCTTTGCAGGCCGGCCATTAACGCTGGCTCACGCTGCAGCCTTACGTCCTACACTCTGAACAAGTGTGCTTCGCTCGACTCCAGTTCCTCCCGGACCATCTTCTACAGCGGCTCCCAGACCGGTTCACAGCTGCTCCGGCTCTCTGTACTGGGCCTAACCCGTATACTTATCCATTCACTGGAAACGTATATATGACTTGTGTAATTGAATATACCTAATTCTCCGGGAAACTGTCAAGCATTACGACGGTTCTGTATCAGCTCCGGCTCTTGTGATGAAGAAGCTGCTGCACGTTCCGAACCAGTCGTTTTCCGCTCTTTTGCGGGAGGTACCGGATCGATGCCTCCCGGATGAAACGGATGACATTTGCCGATACGTATCGCTGCCAGCAGGCTGCCTTTGAATACGCCATGAACCTCAATCGCTTCCAGTGCATACTGGGAACAGGTCGGATAGAACCGGCAGCTCGGCGGCTTGAGTGGAGAAATAAATTTGCGATATATATGGATCGGCACCTGTACGGCTCGGCGGCTCCATTTCTGTGGCTTATTCACTGGCTTTTGCCTGCCGCATATTCGGTATGTGCTACAGGCACACTGGTTTTCAGATGCAGTGCCGGTCCTTCTTTGCCGTCCCCACCCTTGCCGGCAGCCGCCTGTTCATCCGCTGGAAGATTACCCAGCTGCATCCGGCAGTCCTTGCAATAACCGAACACTTCGAACTTGTGGCGAATGACTTCAAATTGCTCAGGCATATCCGTCATATCCATCGGGCAAAAAGCGATCGGATACGTTTTCTCGCACTGCAAACAGATCATATGATGGTGATGATGATCCTGGCTGCAGTGGCTTTTGAATTTGACGCCATCTTCGAATACGATCTGCTCCAGTACACCCAGCTCCTGCATGACACGCAGATTGCGGTACACAGTATCAAAGCTGAGTCCGCTGTATTTTTGTCCCATATATTCATAGACATCTTTGGCTGTCAGATAACCCGGTGCTTCCGCAAACAGTTTGGCCAGTGTACGGCGCTGATCGGTAATCCGCAGTCCCTGTTTTGACATAATATTAATAATTTCCTCGGTAGACAGCATGAGTCGCTCCTCCTGTCATGGTTGCAGCTAATTTCTATTTTAACCATTGTTTATATTTTATTCGTAATAATAACTATTATATACCAAAACCAAAGCAATGCCGAGTTCTGGAGGCACTATTTTTTGTCAATCTATTTGATTCTAAAGGTGATTCTGATTTCATGCAACCCGGTAAGCAAAATAAAAACCGGAGCTGCAGGGCAGGCTCCGGTCGTAGTACAGGACAGCTATACGGCTGCCTTTTCATTTCGGTGGAACAATTATAAAAATGAGTGCATTTTACAGATTACTGCTTTTTGGCCGGCAGCTGATTGAACAGCAGGTTAACCGGCAGATTGCTGCCCGGTGCTGCTGTGAACCAGATCTCTACGGATTCTGTATCCAGTGCGCCGGTACGATAGATAACTACATTATCGTTGGCAGAAGTAGCTGCACCGTTGTTTTTGATTGGTGTGCTAACACCATTCACGAAGATATAACCAGAGTAACGACCACCACGCGCATTAAAGGAAATCAGCGTGTTTGGTGCTACCATATCCAGTTTGATTTTGTACAGTACACCAAAGTTACCAGCATTGGATGCTTCGGTCATGGACATTGGATCTGTACCTGTCAGGTTTGGATCACTGTTGTTGTCACCGAGTGGAATACGTACATTGGAATTACCGATCAGACCAGGTACATGCATAATGCGTGTTGCATTGTCATACGTACCACGGTTGTGGATACCGTCGCGATCCAGTTTAGGCAGAGTAGCCATGGAAGCGATCGGATCTGCATTTTCATCAACCATCATTACTGTATATTGAACAGTAGCATCACTCACCAGATCACCATACAGAGAGATAACATTGTCCGGTTTGATCGTTGTTGCATTCAGTTGATTGAAAATGATCTGACTTTGTCCCGGTTGGATAACTACAGTCTGTGCATCTGTACCGGATTGCAGAGATTTGTAATAACGATCGATAGAAACTTTACCTGCTGCAGTAGCATAAACGTTAGGACCACCAAAACCTACATCCTGAATATTCAGTGTTGCAGGTGTTGCATTGGTATTGGTTGCAATAACGTACATCTTAACGCGTTTGCCGGTTTCATTAACATGGTGAACCATAATACGTGTTGGTCCGCTTGCATTTTCCTGGTACACAATACCTTCGGACAATGTTCTTTCCGGGCTGTTACTGCGGATCAGGCGTACCGGCTCCGAAGTTACTTCAGAAGTCATTGTCTGCCATGTTGGGATCTCGGCACCATTGATATTGAAAGAATCACCGATAGGTGTGAACAGCGGATAGAACTGCTCTGCTGTATACAATGTATCATTGGTAATATTGATTGTTTTGCTGTACGTGCCTGTCGCACCATGCTTATCGGTGACAGTCAGTGTAATTGTCTGTGGTCCCGGTGTGAAGAATGCCAGTTCTTTGTTGACCCATTGTGTTTTACCGGCATCAATAGCATTTTCATCATCTGTACTCATATCGGTATAGTTGATAACTTCACCCATACGGTAGGATTCACTGTTGGTTGTGAACATCGCTACCGGCGGCTGATTGGGAGGCAGTACATTGATTGTTACCGTATATGGATCGCTCCATTGTCCGGCAGAATCCATGATCTGGTACGTTACGACATGAGAACCGGCTTCAGCGAAAATATCTTCGCGTCCTGTCCAGCGCTCATCCGCAACCGGGCCACCATCAGGTGTTTTGGTTTTGGTTGTATACTGTACGGTCGTTTGCGTAGCATAGATAGCTGTAGGTGACACGGTAAAGGAAGCCGTAGGTTTTACCTGCAGATCCATGATTACCATTTTGCCTTGAACCGTATATGGAATATTCAGTGCAGCCGTGATGGACGTCAGCGGTACCATGAATACACTTTTCTGTTGGTAAGAAGGGCCTTTCATCAGTGTACGTACACCATCTACTGTGTAATACTTACTGTCTGTTGTGAAACGCAGTTCTTTACCGTCTTTTTTCATGACGGTTTCTTTGGTCTTGGAATCATATGTAAGCGTCAGTCCAACACGCTCTACCAGTGCACGCACAGATACATAGGATACTCCATTTTTAACCGTCATCGGTTGGTTGGAATAATACAATTTACCATCACGGTAAATCTGATTGGAATTCATCATGAAAATCAGTTTGTTCGGTCCTGCAGAGTATACATCTGTTACTACGGATGGCTGGCTTGTAGTGGGCTCAGCAGGTGTAGTAGGTGCAGTTGGTGTTGGTGTAGCAGGTACAGCCGGTGTAGTCGCTGGATCTGCAGGTGACGTCGTATCTTCTGTAGTTCCGTCGTCT
It encodes the following:
- a CDS encoding DUF1385 domain-containing protein, which encodes MPKQSTPVSYGGQAVIEGVMFGGKHVNVTAVRRKDGEITYLEVPRQDKPWVRTLRRIPLLRGIIGLIDSSAKGSKHLNYAADAYSEDQMDPEEYAQQKQKEESKRSLSMVLGVAVVGVLSLIVGKLIFTIVPAMLEGLLFKNLFHNLFLHTLLEGVIKIILLLVYLWGISQTPLIKRLFQYHGAEHKVITAFENGAELTPENVQRFSRLHYRCGSSFIILTVIIGVIIYSLFHWDGLAERILQRIILLPLVIGVSFEFLKFTNSLRDIPVLRYLGYPGLWLQLLTTKEPTLDQLEVSIASFNRMRELDAQLAHASASSAVPEVSPDPVKG
- the metG gene encoding methionine--tRNA ligase is translated as MSDNKTFYITTPIYYPSDKLHIGHAYTTVAGDAMARYKRMRGYEVRYLTGTDEHGQKIERKAEEKGQTPQQFIDGIVEGIKSLWSKLDISYDDFIRTTEDRHKKVVQEIFDRLLKQGDIYKGEYEGWYSIPDETYYTETQLVDVVRNNKGEVTGGKSPDSGHPVELVKEESYFFRMSKYADRLLQYYQDHPDFIQPESRKNEMINNFIKPGLEDLAVSRTTFDWGVKVKDDPKHVVYVWIDALSNYITALGYGTDNPELFNKFWPADIHLVGKEIVRFHTIYWPIMLMALDIPLPKKVFGHGWLLMKDGKMSKSKGNVVDPVTLIDRYGLDALRYYLLREVPFGSDGTFTPESFVDRVNSDLANDLGNLLNRSVAMIDKYCDSTIPGYAGRVLEVDGLLEDTVQQTIDKVEQAMEKLEFSVALTAISQLISRTNKYIDETQPWVLAKDEANRAQLDSVMYHLAESLRIISVLLKPFLTRAPKQISEQIGATAEELNTWDSIRTYGQIPAGTRVVKGDPIFPRLDAKEEVAYIVEAMGGVLKAADDTSDQAATEQQTVTAPAAEPIEEKAEISIDDFAKVELRVAQVISAEPVKKADKLLKLQLDLGTEQRQVVSGIAKFYTPEELVGRKVICVTNLKPVKLRGEESRGMILAASHGDQLTLATVPDGMPNGAVVK
- the yidD gene encoding membrane protein insertion efficiency factor YidD produces the protein MNKPQKWSRRAVQVPIHIYRKFISPLKPPSCRFYPTCSQYALEAIEVHGVFKGSLLAAIRIGKCHPFHPGGIDPVPPAKERKTTGSERAAASSSQEPELIQNRRNA
- a CDS encoding Fur family transcriptional regulator produces the protein MLSTEEIINIMSKQGLRITDQRRTLAKLFAEAPGYLTAKDVYEYMGQKYSGLSFDTVYRNLRVMQELGVLEQIVFEDGVKFKSHCSQDHHHHHMICLQCEKTYPIAFCPMDMTDMPEQFEVIRHKFEVFGYCKDCRMQLGNLPADEQAAAGKGGDGKEGPALHLKTSVPVAHTEYAAGKSQ
- the mntR gene encoding transcriptional regulator MntR gives rise to the protein MPTPSMEDYLERIYKLIDQKGYARVSDIAEGLEVHPSSVTKMIQKLDKDEYLIYEKYRGLVLTSKGKKMGKRLVDRHQLLEDFLGIIGVNPDYIYKDVEGIEHHLSWDSITQIETLVEYFRRDPERVAELQRLQNELISDS
- a CDS encoding stalk domain-containing protein, with translation MKFKKSFLVAVLASTQIVAAYPASQAFAAEGDTDTGIVQDVYDNAPNTYTVPSINPATDTTGTDDQTGADDGTTEDTTSPADPATTPAVPATPTPTAPTTPAEPTTSQPSVVTDVYSAGPNKLIFMMNSNQIYRDGKLYYSNQPMTVKNGVSYVSVRALVERVGLTLTYDSKTKETVMKKDGKELRFTTDSKYYTVDGVRTLMKGPSYQQKSVFMVPLTSITAALNIPYTVQGKMVIMDLQVKPTASFTVSPTAIYATQTTVQYTTKTKTPDGGPVADERWTGREDIFAEAGSHVVTYQIMDSAGQWSDPYTVTINVLPPNQPPVAMFTTNSESYRMGEVINYTDMSTDDENAIDAGKTQWVNKELAFFTPGPQTITLTVTDKHGATGTYSKTINITNDTLYTAEQFYPLFTPIGDSFNINGAEIPTWQTMTSEVTSEPVRLIRSNSPERTLSEGIVYQENASGPTRIMVHHVNETGKRVKMYVIATNTNATPATLNIQDVGFGGPNVYATAAGKVSIDRYYKSLQSGTDAQTVVIQPGQSQIIFNQLNATTIKPDNVISLYGDLVSDATVQYTVMMVDENADPIASMATLPKLDRDGIHNRGTYDNATRIMHVPGLIGNSNVRIPLGDNNSDPNLTGTDPMSMTEASNAGNFGVLYKIKLDMVAPNTLISFNARGGRYSGYIFVNGVSTPIKNNGAATSANDNVVIYRTGALDTESVEIWFTAAPGSNLPVNLLFNQLPAKKQ
- a CDS encoding family 10 glycosylhydrolase; translation: MKIYRYLSLFLAIVVVFPLVSSTLYAADTNIKIVLDGKSIQGDAAPYVTRDTNVTMVPLRLISENMGAEIAWDQQNSTVTITHGTDKLILAAGQPTATVNNKSVALDTSVQIKSGRVMVPLRFIGEGLGLGVNWNQSTQTVTLTTGGGTDSSTGSANGKGSTLNASPSTKPTNSTPAASKELRGAWISTVFNLDWPSSSNAAKQKQEFSKQLDDLQAMGMNAVFVQVRPSGDALYQSATMPWSKFLTGTQGKNPGYDPLEYMVSEAHKRGMEIHAWFNPFRATTDSKTATLASNHVVRQHPDWVIYFDGKYYINPGIPAARQSIIDTVMEVVNNYDVDGVHMDDYFYPSSETSVKKFSDDKAYAAYKGSYTSKSEWRRANINSFVRDLGKSIHASKPSVRFGISPFGVWRNKSNDITGSDTKAGVTAYDSMYADTRTWIKNGWIDYIAPQVYWSFSLPAAHYDKVVDWWANETKNTGVDLYIGQAIYKINTPEIGWNTSNEIINQLKYNEKYSNIKGSIFFSYKDLKKNPLDIVSKLRSYWGL
- a CDS encoding M24 family metallopeptidase, whose protein sequence is MSTVRLNKLRQAMKERQLEAMFITSSVNRRYLTGFTGSAGYVIVTAEQAYLLTDFRYMTQAPEQAAAFTVAEHAPNVVDTIKELLSKWGVRSIGFEQDQVPYSRYAAYKQHLAPVELVPVSGMLESIRNFKDAEEIAIIEQATAIADRTYDHILSYIKPGVTEKELELEMEFFMRRQGASGPSFETIVASGVRSALPHGVASDKPIGHDEFITFDFGAIYNGYVSDLTRTVFVGTPSDRHREIYNVVLESQLHTLQYLKPGMSGKEADALSRDIITAHGYGDAYGHSAGHGIGLEVHEEPRLSKLSDTVLQPGMVVTVEPGIYIPGFGGVRIEDDVLITEDGIRILTHSSKEFTILPV